The window AGTACTGATAAGACCTGGAGAGAGGATTCCTGTAGATGGTATTGTAAAGAGTGGGAGAGCTCTGATCGATGAATCTATGATAACAGGCGAGTCCGAGCCTGTTGCAAGATCTGAGGGTGATGTTGTTTATACCGGAACAACTGTTATCAGAGGATCTATTGTCGTCTATGCTACAAGAGTTGGAAGAGATACCGTTCTAGGACAGATCATAAGACTTGTAAGGATCGCGCAGAACTCCAAACCCAGGATCCAGAGGATTGTAGATAGGATTGCAGGGATTTTCACATGGATCGTTATAGCAACAGCTCTAGCCACAGCATTCTACTGGAGCCTCATAGCTAGAGCACCTCTAGACATGGTAGTCATGTTCACAGCATCGGTACTAGTAGTAGCATGCCCATGCGCTCTAGGACTTGCAACACCAATAGCTCTTCTCATAGGCTTTGGAAGAGGTGCGGAGCTAGGGATTCTGATAAGAAATGCTGAGGCAATAGACAGGGCTGGGAGTGTGAGAGTTATCGTGTTTGATAAGACTGGAACTCTTACTATTGGAAAGCCTCGAGTTGTTATAGTTAGATCTCTTGCCAGCGAGATTAGCGAGTCAGAGATCATAGCTCTCGCAGCCATTGCTGAGAAGAGAAGTGAGCATCCTATAGCACTAGCTATACTTGAGAAAGCTAGAGAACTCGGTATAGATGTTAGAGATCCTGATTTCTTCGATAGCATCCCGGGTCAGGGTGTTATAGCTAGTGTAGATGGGAAGACTATTGCTGTGGGCAGTATAAAGCTTATGAATGGTTTTGAAATATCTCTTGATGAGAAGATCGAGAGTTTATCTAGAGAGCTAATGGATCAAGGGCTTACAGTAGTTTACGTAGCTATTGAAGGAAGAATCATAGGTTTAATAGGAGTTGGAGACATGCCCAGACCTGAGAGCCGTGACGTAGTGAGATATCTTATTTCAAAAGGTTATAGAGTTATAATGCTCACAGGAGATAGAGAGATTACTGCGAGAGCTGTGGCAAGGTCTCTAGGTATTAAAGAGATCTTTGCCGAGGTATCTCCTGAGGAGAAGGCAGAGATCATTGAAAAGATCAGGTCTTCAGGAGATTCTGTTGCGATGATAGGTGATGGGGTTAATGATGCGGCATCTATATCTAGAGCAACTCTAGGAATTGCAATGGGTGGAGGAAGCGATATAGCTAGAGAAGCTGGGGATATAATACTTGTGAGAAACGATCTAAGAGATGTGATCCGCTC of the Sulfolobales archaeon genome contains:
- a CDS encoding heavy metal translocating P-type ATPase; the encoded protein is MREEIYRIIGMHCASCSIAIQRSLSRIGVEADISLASEEARVRYDPSRVKPSDIIRAIRRAGYDVYREELNAVIKGLRSYDDERILAEKLESMEGVIEVRASHISREISIIYNPLTISRDRIVEYMRSLGYELVEIREEALAEDVGARIALEDLKKLRIYTMVTLPLSLFLALYYMIGVFRPLGLEPFLWDNHFLRDLLIGIPISLVVLVIGSMRFLMPGVRSLLNLTPGMDSLVILGTYSAFLFSLLTTFNIVSGEAFYEASAVVMSFIILGRYIETRLKIRSGEAVRRLAQLQSPMARVLRNGSEEVIPVDRVRVGDLVLIRPGERIPVDGIVKSGRALIDESMITGESEPVARSEGDVVYTGTTVIRGSIVVYATRVGRDTVLGQIIRLVRIAQNSKPRIQRIVDRIAGIFTWIVIATALATAFYWSLIARAPLDMVVMFTASVLVVACPCALGLATPIALLIGFGRGAELGILIRNAEAIDRAGSVRVIVFDKTGTLTIGKPRVVIVRSLASEISESEIIALAAIAEKRSEHPIALAILEKARELGIDVRDPDFFDSIPGQGVIASVDGKTIAVGSIKLMNGFEISLDEKIESLSRELMDQGLTVVYVAIEGRIIGLIGVGDMPRPESRDVVRYLISKGYRVIMLTGDREITARAVARSLGIKEIFAEVSPEEKAEIIEKIRSSGDSVAMIGDGVNDAASISRATLGIAMGGGSDIAREAGDIILVRNDLRDVIRSIELARAIRRKIYQNLFWAFIYNIILIPVASGAFYGFGIFLRPELAGFAMAMSSISVTLSSQTLRRWNPKTFS